A genomic region of Gemmata massiliana contains the following coding sequences:
- a CDS encoding SH3 domain-containing protein produces MLRAPFAGLLVVLSAAHATAQQGAYNSTITDPEVKLRAGPSDGFPDTGVLRQGTPVVVQKEEGGWLAINAPQGSISWVQAQFIQDPQQEQPPESRTAPRNVFVETDTDVTIATGKVGLAQPLEIRRVKLPPGTELVVIGQRVTFSGKGWYPILPPHGDVRYVPKTAVRLEKAVNAEYTVRVNEHATPIGPGVSGSPSATPAGGPLASIPSPAVTPTAGVTASKPAVNHPLWIKAEAAERDNRIKDAEDLYFQLAEEMNRTGGDNEIVNQCFSRVHMLRRKEREARGTPTSTSATPTSIMKPPTTREDRGVRPGTPEPLPPAVNTAGTTGAKDERETLRGVLKYSTLTPRGLNGRLYMIESPQGGEVKAFVAEGTGVDLSYYVGRSVEISGSVTTAYGLRRTCIVATNVELSR; encoded by the coding sequence ATGCTTCGTGCCCCGTTCGCCGGGCTGTTAGTCGTCCTGTCCGCAGCACACGCGACCGCACAACAGGGTGCCTACAACAGCACCATCACCGATCCCGAAGTGAAGTTGCGCGCCGGACCGAGCGACGGATTCCCGGACACCGGGGTTCTGCGTCAGGGCACGCCGGTAGTAGTCCAGAAAGAAGAAGGCGGCTGGCTCGCTATTAATGCCCCTCAAGGGTCAATCAGTTGGGTGCAGGCCCAATTCATCCAAGATCCGCAACAGGAACAACCTCCAGAAAGTCGCACGGCTCCCCGCAACGTGTTCGTGGAAACGGACACAGATGTGACTATTGCAACGGGCAAAGTGGGGCTGGCTCAACCGCTTGAGATTCGCCGCGTGAAGCTCCCACCGGGCACGGAACTTGTCGTGATCGGGCAGAGAGTAACCTTCTCCGGAAAGGGTTGGTACCCGATACTTCCGCCGCACGGGGATGTGCGGTACGTTCCGAAAACGGCCGTGCGGCTCGAAAAGGCCGTGAATGCCGAGTACACCGTCCGCGTTAACGAACACGCGACGCCAATCGGACCGGGGGTCAGCGGCAGTCCGTCGGCAACGCCCGCGGGCGGTCCGCTCGCGAGCATTCCCAGCCCCGCGGTCACTCCGACGGCCGGTGTAACGGCGAGCAAGCCCGCGGTGAACCACCCGCTCTGGATCAAGGCCGAAGCCGCCGAACGCGACAACCGCATCAAGGACGCGGAAGACCTGTACTTCCAACTCGCGGAAGAAATGAACCGCACCGGCGGCGATAACGAGATCGTGAACCAGTGCTTCAGTCGCGTTCACATGCTCCGTAGGAAGGAGCGAGAGGCACGCGGAACACCCACGAGTACGTCAGCGACGCCGACGAGCATCATGAAGCCGCCGACCACGCGAGAAGACCGCGGCGTCCGGCCGGGAACGCCGGAACCCCTTCCCCCGGCAGTAAATACGGCCGGTACGACCGGCGCAAAGGACGAGCGAGAGACTCTGCGCGGTGTACTTAAATACTCCACACTGACACCCCGTGGACTCAACGGTCGCCTGTATATGATCGAGTCGCCTCAAGGCGGCGAAGTAAAAGCTTTCGTCGCAGAAGGTACCGGCGTCGATCTGTCTTACTACGTCGGCCGGTCTGTCGAAATATCTGGTTCTGTGACAACAGCTTACGGTCTCAGACGGACGTGTATTGTCGCAACGAACGTAGAACTGTCGCGGTAA
- a CDS encoding DUF1549 domain-containing protein, with the protein MIRSLLLLGVLCAAAQTSAAVDDPKPATPTGVTPQTQKINELIAKKWEEAGIKKPAERATDNEFMRRVFIDLVGRIPTVEEIQDFEQDRGPNKRVRLVQRLLQERKYTPKVNGKAVTAISGLSKFPIDYSAAYARNFAEIWSVWLLTRSGVDPIYREQLMMWLEDQLDNNSAYRDFVTGLITATGKSNENGAVHFVFRHLGDAIQSDMKGQRVDLEEFGKYDNVPVTSRVTKLFLGIQTQCTQCHDHPQAKEWLQADFWGVNAFFRQTEKVGLQNNMQKKAMQTPNFVELREMPNWNKKGMVLYERRDGQRRASYPVMLKDLVQAEKGEKSAKNLVSASAGTKTRRQILADWVIQHDNFEKAYVNRLWGHLFGRGLQKDPTVDDFKSDNEVVHPELLAYLGEQFKNYNHDTKKLLEWICTSDVYQLSHVTGKEKIGGKSLTHSDFDPYFARMPLKAMSPEVLFDSLSLATRAEGRLKEAEYKALKLSWTGKLVRNFGDDEGNELSFNGTVVQALLLMNGKDLNDQVGTARDKGVVADVVKKHRGTPNSIYGELFMMTVSRHPSREEIVKLEQVRNGRATINLSAPAPKGTTTPKPSSGGVAAVPGALPDDVTFYQDVFWALLNTNEFMLNH; encoded by the coding sequence ATGATCCGCTCTCTGCTCCTTCTCGGCGTTCTCTGCGCCGCGGCCCAAACGTCGGCCGCAGTTGACGACCCGAAACCTGCCACTCCGACCGGCGTCACACCGCAGACGCAGAAAATCAACGAACTGATCGCGAAGAAGTGGGAAGAAGCGGGCATCAAGAAGCCGGCCGAACGGGCTACCGACAACGAGTTCATGCGCCGGGTGTTCATCGACCTAGTCGGTCGCATCCCGACCGTCGAAGAGATCCAGGACTTCGAGCAGGACCGGGGGCCGAACAAGCGCGTGCGCCTTGTGCAGCGGTTGTTGCAAGAGCGGAAATACACCCCGAAGGTGAACGGCAAAGCCGTGACCGCGATCTCGGGGCTGTCGAAGTTCCCGATCGATTATTCCGCGGCCTACGCCCGGAACTTCGCGGAAATCTGGTCCGTGTGGCTGCTCACTCGGAGCGGCGTGGACCCGATCTACCGCGAACAGCTCATGATGTGGCTGGAAGACCAGCTCGATAACAACTCGGCGTACCGCGACTTCGTGACCGGACTCATCACCGCGACCGGCAAGAGCAACGAGAACGGCGCGGTCCACTTCGTGTTCCGGCACTTGGGCGACGCGATCCAGTCCGACATGAAGGGTCAGCGCGTCGATCTCGAAGAATTTGGCAAATACGACAACGTGCCAGTCACCTCGCGCGTGACCAAGCTGTTCCTCGGTATCCAAACGCAGTGTACTCAGTGCCACGACCACCCGCAGGCGAAAGAGTGGCTGCAAGCCGACTTCTGGGGCGTGAACGCCTTCTTCCGTCAGACGGAGAAAGTGGGCCTTCAGAACAACATGCAGAAGAAGGCTATGCAGACACCGAACTTCGTCGAACTCCGCGAGATGCCCAACTGGAACAAGAAGGGCATGGTGCTGTACGAGCGCCGCGACGGGCAGCGCCGGGCCAGCTACCCGGTGATGCTCAAGGATCTCGTGCAAGCCGAAAAGGGCGAGAAATCCGCGAAGAACCTCGTGTCGGCGTCCGCGGGCACCAAGACGCGGCGCCAGATCCTGGCCGATTGGGTGATTCAGCACGACAACTTCGAGAAGGCTTACGTGAACCGGTTATGGGGTCACTTGTTCGGGCGCGGACTCCAGAAAGACCCGACCGTTGACGACTTCAAGAGCGATAACGAAGTGGTTCACCCGGAACTGCTCGCGTACCTCGGGGAGCAGTTCAAGAACTACAACCACGACACCAAGAAGTTGCTCGAATGGATCTGCACCAGCGACGTGTACCAACTGAGTCACGTCACCGGGAAAGAGAAAATCGGCGGTAAGTCACTTACGCACTCGGACTTCGACCCGTACTTCGCCCGGATGCCGCTGAAGGCGATGTCGCCGGAAGTGCTGTTCGATTCGCTCTCGCTGGCCACACGCGCGGAAGGTCGCCTCAAGGAAGCCGAATACAAGGCTCTGAAGCTGAGTTGGACCGGCAAGTTAGTCCGCAACTTCGGCGACGACGAGGGCAATGAACTGAGCTTCAATGGGACCGTCGTTCAAGCGCTCCTTCTGATGAACGGCAAGGATCTGAACGACCAGGTCGGCACTGCACGAGACAAGGGCGTGGTGGCCGACGTGGTGAAGAAGCATCGCGGCACCCCGAACAGCATCTACGGTGAACTGTTCATGATGACCGTGAGTCGCCACCCGTCGCGCGAAGAGATCGTGAAACTGGAGCAGGTCCGCAACGGACGGGCGACGATTAACCTCAGTGCTCCGGCCCCGAAGGGTACGACCACACCGAAGCCGTCCAGCGGTGGAGTCGCGGCGGTTCCGGGGGCGCTACCGGACGACGTAACCTTCTACCAGGACGTGTTCTGGGCGTTGCTTAACACGAATGAGTTCATGCTCAATCACTGA